One Pseudomonadota bacterium DNA segment encodes these proteins:
- a CDS encoding DUF1566 domain-containing protein encodes MNPALVEVDALDGVTEFSAHLAIRENLSLPTCAAVQLEQHLEEVGTITELELWGNAPDPEGGCDGVDPWAGADGDADTDTDTDTDPQCAAEPDFAPCALDTTATAGADLSYDLCADGACVSPGTCLNAACNTTGPHGPIAADTPSGFVRSVPVAGEPVVGDPLTGLTWQGCEAGLSGAACDVGTAAEYDWVPAILYCDGLTWGGYDDWHLPNLYELLSIAGVDGSAPAFDPDAFPASSDAVSLFSIESCYTAPEKAFSFDPLYRAVWGVQKNLWGYRVRCVRGAAADQPLIRFARAIVDGRPVVADAVTGLMWQGCVAGQTGDHCTGYYPFGYTQPGAADYCDALAWGGHDDWRLPGAKELASLNDLRAGPPAVPIDPGAFPSNPTQFFWVSSAGPAAYEDTGQTVVFERVIVLGGMYTVIWPQQRRTTTSALVRCVREAP; translated from the coding sequence ATGAACCCGGCGCTCGTCGAGGTCGACGCGCTCGACGGCGTCACCGAGTTCTCGGCGCACCTGGCGATCCGGGAAAACCTCTCGTTGCCGACCTGCGCAGCGGTGCAACTCGAGCAGCACCTCGAGGAGGTCGGCACGATCACCGAGCTCGAGCTGTGGGGCAATGCTCCGGATCCGGAGGGCGGCTGCGACGGCGTCGACCCGTGGGCCGGCGCCGACGGCGACGCCGACACCGACACGGACACCGACACCGACCCGCAGTGCGCCGCCGAGCCGGACTTCGCGCCGTGCGCGCTCGACACCACGGCGACCGCCGGCGCCGACCTCTCCTACGACCTGTGCGCAGACGGTGCGTGCGTCTCGCCCGGCACCTGCCTGAACGCGGCGTGCAACACGACCGGGCCGCACGGCCCGATCGCCGCGGACACGCCGTCCGGCTTCGTCCGCAGCGTGCCGGTGGCGGGCGAGCCGGTCGTCGGTGACCCGCTCACTGGGCTGACCTGGCAGGGCTGCGAGGCCGGCCTGAGCGGCGCGGCGTGCGACGTCGGCACCGCCGCCGAGTACGACTGGGTGCCGGCGATCCTCTACTGCGACGGTCTCACGTGGGGCGGTTACGACGACTGGCACCTGCCGAACCTGTACGAGCTGCTCTCGATCGCCGGTGTGGACGGTTCCGCCCCGGCGTTCGATCCGGACGCGTTCCCGGCGAGCAGCGACGCCGTGTCGCTCTTCTCGATCGAGAGCTGCTACACGGCGCCGGAGAAGGCGTTCTCCTTCGATCCTCTCTACCGGGCGGTGTGGGGCGTTCAGAAGAACCTTTGGGGATACCGGGTGCGCTGCGTGCGCGGCGCGGCGGCCGACCAGCCGCTCATCCGCTTCGCGCGCGCCATCGTCGACGGCCGCCCGGTCGTCGCCGACGCGGTGACCGGACTGATGTGGCAGGGCTGCGTCGCTGGACAGACCGGCGACCACTGCACCGGCTACTACCCGTTCGGCTACACGCAGCCCGGCGCCGCCGACTACTGCGACGCGCTCGCCTGGGGAGGTCACGACGACTGGCGATTGCCCGGCGCCAAGGAGCTCGCGAGCTTGAACGACCTGCGCGCCGGCCCTCCCGCGGTGCCGATCGACCCCGGCGCCTTCCCCTCAAACCCGACGCAATTCTTCTGGGTGTCGTCGGCCGGCCCCGCCGCATACGAGGACACAGGCCAGACGGTCGTCTTCGAGCGGGTCATCGTACTCGGCGGTATGTACACGGTCATCTGGCCGCAGCAGCGCCGAACCACCACGAGCGCCCTGGTCCGTTGTGTTCGGGAGGCGCCATGA
- a CDS encoding CapA family protein: protein MRDVKRLSACAVTLALPAALLLLTATACRPDERNDVARTYTIFGGGDSLLTRRLHKEAQTPVNIVLGRVLPLVRRADIAFLNLEGLLSDRGTCSKFQPAAAPFCFRGRPKLVRLLSEAGIDVVSQANNHTGDFGPSALDDSLQILASQGIVAVGAGANAEEARRIRYVVRGDVVVAWIAFQEVARRFAARGNRTGNFFIEKEKVSETLVPLIRQAREVADLVVISAHWGNALEKVPSELRRQHARKMIDAGADLILGHSAHHFQGAEVYRNGLVLYDTGNFILDFSGDGLVFEIAFDASGVSRLTAYATRTIRTRIDLLQNARGDKVLSSFIAQSRALNPNLVYRMERHTAVFDLERGRRSPPPKRYVAPKPERVAFDFSRKPACVVSKLPGNLTDRRELAFGNGVRYLGAVVPATVPQKGPFLLRLYFSSAGGKGTSPWLVSTRLRPRAEAAKGVPAATHVPTGWIYPVGEWAAGEIVEDAPLLLTGELPKGTYDLLFGLIDETTGTPEVAKGGDGGAAEQLIGSLELI from the coding sequence ATGAGAGATGTGAAGAGACTGTCCGCCTGCGCCGTTACTCTCGCGCTTCCCGCCGCCCTGCTGCTCCTGACCGCGACCGCCTGCAGGCCAGACGAGAGGAACGACGTTGCCAGGACCTACACGATCTTCGGCGGCGGCGACTCGCTGTTGACGCGGCGGCTTCACAAGGAGGCCCAGACGCCGGTCAACATCGTCCTCGGCCGTGTCCTGCCGCTCGTGCGGAGGGCGGACATCGCGTTCCTGAACCTGGAGGGCCTCCTGTCGGATCGAGGCACGTGCTCCAAGTTCCAGCCGGCCGCCGCGCCCTTCTGCTTTCGCGGCAGACCGAAACTGGTGCGCCTTTTGTCAGAGGCGGGCATCGACGTCGTCTCGCAGGCGAACAACCACACCGGCGACTTCGGACCGAGCGCTCTGGACGACTCGCTGCAGATCCTCGCGTCGCAGGGCATTGTCGCGGTCGGCGCCGGTGCGAACGCCGAGGAAGCGAGGCGGATTCGGTACGTCGTCCGGGGCGACGTCGTCGTGGCGTGGATCGCCTTCCAGGAGGTCGCACGCAGGTTCGCCGCCCGTGGAAACCGCACGGGGAACTTCTTCATCGAGAAAGAGAAGGTCAGCGAGACCCTGGTGCCGCTCATCCGGCAGGCTCGAGAGGTCGCCGATCTCGTCGTGATCTCCGCCCACTGGGGCAACGCGCTCGAGAAGGTGCCGAGCGAGCTGCGCCGCCAGCACGCGCGGAAGATGATCGACGCCGGCGCGGACCTGATCCTCGGCCACTCGGCACATCACTTCCAGGGCGCGGAGGTCTACCGCAACGGGCTGGTCCTGTACGACACGGGCAACTTCATCCTCGACTTCAGCGGGGACGGGTTGGTTTTCGAGATCGCGTTCGACGCGAGCGGGGTCAGCCGGCTGACGGCCTACGCGACCCGGACGATCAGGACGCGGATCGATCTCCTGCAGAACGCGAGGGGAGACAAGGTCCTGTCGTCCTTCATCGCTCAATCGCGGGCGCTGAACCCGAATCTCGTCTACAGGATGGAGCGCCACACGGCCGTCTTCGATCTCGAGCGGGGGAGGAGGAGCCCGCCTCCGAAGAGGTACGTGGCGCCGAAGCCGGAACGCGTCGCCTTCGACTTTTCGAGGAAGCCGGCCTGCGTCGTGTCGAAGCTCCCCGGAAATCTGACCGACCGCCGGGAGCTCGCCTTCGGCAACGGGGTCCGCTACCTCGGCGCCGTGGTCCCGGCGACGGTGCCGCAGAAGGGGCCGTTCTTGCTGCGGCTCTACTTCTCGAGCGCCGGGGGAAAGGGCACCTCGCCGTGGCTGGTGTCGACGCGGCTGCGCCCCCGCGCCGAGGCCGCGAAGGGGGTCCCCGCTGCGACCCACGTCCCGACGGGCTGGATCTATCCGGTCGGCGAATGGGCGGCGGGAGAGATCGTGGAGGACGCGCCGCTCCTCCTGACCGGGGAGCTGCCCAAGGGCACGTACGATCTGCTGTTCGGGCTCATCGATGAGACCACCGGCACCCCGGAGGTCGCCAAGGGTGGCGACGGGGGCGCGGCCGAGCAGCTGATCGGATCCCTGGAGCTCATCTAG